From Pirellulales bacterium, one genomic window encodes:
- the bioA gene encoding adenosylmethionine--8-amino-7-oxononanoate transaminase has translation MRFHPPHALDRQQSLPSGRDELERWDREIVWHAFTQMAEYEPLLIERGQGCRLFDIDGNEYIDGVSSLWCNVHGHRHPRIDAAVVEQLGRIAHTTSLGASNSTTVRLARRLVELTPEGLNHVFFSDNGATAVEVALKMAFQYWRQRPDPRPQKTTFLALGGAYHGDTLGSVSVGGVERFHSLFAPLLFEVVRTAAPQTYRLPQGVSRAGALGFYVAELEAALRANHQRLAAMVIEPLVQGAAGMVLHPPGYLRAARELSRRYDVLLIADEVAVGFGRTGRMFACEQEGVAPDLLCLAKGLTGGYLPMAATLASDEIWRAFLGSYDDSKQFFHGHTYGGNPLAAAAALASLEVFDEERVLARMPEKVSRLSRHLARLKRLDHVGDVRQCGLIAGIELVRDRARQAPFDVRERRGWRVCQHARRRGVLLRPLGDVVVIMPPLAIALEELDRIAEAVESGIVAETSA, from the coding sequence ATGCGTTTTCATCCTCCCCACGCCCTCGATCGACAGCAAAGCCTTCCCTCCGGCCGCGACGAGCTGGAACGCTGGGACCGCGAGATCGTGTGGCACGCTTTTACGCAGATGGCCGAATACGAGCCGCTGCTGATCGAGCGCGGCCAAGGATGCCGGCTGTTCGACATCGACGGGAACGAATATATCGACGGCGTGAGCAGCTTGTGGTGCAATGTTCACGGCCACCGGCATCCCCGCATCGACGCCGCCGTCGTCGAACAACTTGGCCGTATCGCGCACACGACGTCGCTGGGGGCGTCGAACAGCACCACCGTCAGGCTCGCTCGCCGCCTGGTTGAGCTGACGCCCGAAGGGCTGAACCATGTCTTCTTCTCCGACAACGGCGCGACGGCCGTCGAGGTGGCCCTCAAGATGGCGTTCCAGTATTGGCGCCAAAGGCCCGACCCGCGGCCGCAGAAAACAACGTTCCTGGCCTTGGGCGGCGCCTATCACGGAGACACGCTGGGCAGCGTGAGCGTGGGCGGTGTCGAGCGGTTTCACTCGCTGTTTGCGCCGTTGTTGTTCGAGGTGGTACGGACCGCCGCGCCCCAGACGTATCGGCTTCCGCAGGGCGTCTCGCGCGCGGGCGCACTGGGGTTTTATGTGGCCGAGCTGGAGGCCGCTTTGAGGGCAAATCACCAGCGACTGGCCGCGATGGTCATCGAGCCGCTGGTGCAAGGGGCCGCCGGCATGGTCCTGCATCCGCCCGGCTACCTTCGCGCGGCACGCGAGCTCTCGCGTCGCTACGACGTCTTGTTGATCGCCGACGAAGTGGCCGTCGGCTTTGGCCGCACCGGGCGAATGTTCGCCTGCGAGCAGGAAGGGGTCGCGCCCGACTTGCTTTGCCTGGCAAAAGGTCTGACGGGCGGATACCTACCGATGGCGGCCACCCTGGCCAGCGACGAAATCTGGCGGGCGTTTTTGGGAAGCTATGACGACTCGAAACAGTTCTTCCACGGCCATACCTACGGCGGCAATCCCTTGGCCGCCGCCGCCGCGTTGGCCTCGCTGGAGGTGTTCGACGAGGAGCGGGTGTTGGCCCGCATGCCTGAAAAGGTTTCTCGTTTGAGCCGGCATCTAGCGCGACTGAAGCGGCTCGATCACGTGGGCGACGTCCGCCAATGCGGGCTGATTGCCGGCATCGAGTTGGTGCGCGACCGTGCCCGTCAAGCGCCGTTCGACGTGCGGGAGCGCCGCGGCTGGCGCGTTTGCCAACATGCGCGGCGGCGCGGCGTCTTGCTGCGGCCGCTGGGCGACGTCGTGGTGATCATGCCGCCGCTGGCGATCGCACTCGAGGAGTTGGACCGCATCGCCGAGGCGGTTGAAAGCGGCATCGTCGCGGAGACCTCGGCCTAG
- a CDS encoding PAS domain-containing protein, whose protein sequence is MPANPRPRRVEEMDIESLHRRIAELERELLARKREAEAVREPLSSMLSVLDSMDHGVIITDRHGRPTRINPAGARILGINAALADGADDWFSGAYLPDGCSPYPASQRPVARALQGERVNSEEILFLHPETWEAIWVQVSASPLVDLGGIGRGAIVVFRDVTPQKRALAALRETQQRFQSILEHTPSIVYLKDSSGRYLFVNRAFEDNLGRRNEEVMGRTDNDLFDSATAEQLRRNDRQVLRSGLAYQFEETVPVNGAQKTFLSVKFPLPDVRQPPYALCGISTDINERKQSEERLRAEQTFLKQLIRAHEHDRQLMAYEIHDGVVQYISAGLMHLESLAAEKSLAPKGQAALELAIDLARRSVADGRRVMSGLRPPILDEEGIVLAISYLAAEQSSPGELVVEFRHDVAFDRLDPLLEGTLFRIAQEALTNIRRHSQSRRAEVLLVERGARIHLQIRDWGIGFDPARVPDDRFGLKGILKRAELFEGVARITSQPGEGTTVSVEVPNTQVATA, encoded by the coding sequence ATGCCGGCCAACCCGCGACCGCGCCGCGTTGAAGAAATGGACATCGAGTCGCTGCACCGCCGGATTGCCGAGTTGGAGCGGGAACTGCTGGCACGCAAACGTGAGGCGGAAGCGGTGCGCGAGCCGCTGTCGAGCATGTTGTCGGTGCTGGACAGCATGGACCACGGCGTCATCATCACCGATCGGCATGGCCGCCCCACGCGCATCAACCCGGCCGGCGCGCGAATCCTGGGCATCAACGCCGCGCTAGCGGACGGCGCCGACGACTGGTTCAGCGGCGCTTACTTGCCCGACGGCTGCTCGCCTTATCCCGCCAGCCAGCGTCCGGTGGCCCGCGCGCTCCAAGGCGAAAGGGTGAACAGCGAAGAAATCCTGTTCCTTCATCCGGAGACGTGGGAAGCGATTTGGGTGCAGGTCAGCGCCAGTCCGTTGGTCGATCTCGGCGGCATCGGCCGTGGCGCGATCGTGGTTTTTCGCGATGTGACGCCGCAGAAACGCGCCTTGGCGGCGCTCCGCGAGACACAGCAACGCTTCCAGTCGATCCTCGAACACACGCCGTCGATCGTCTATCTGAAAGACTCGTCGGGAAGATACTTGTTCGTCAACCGAGCGTTCGAAGACAACCTGGGCCGCCGCAACGAAGAGGTGATGGGACGGACCGACAATGACCTCTTCGACTCCGCAACGGCCGAGCAACTGCGACGCAACGACCGGCAGGTGTTGCGCAGCGGGCTGGCCTATCAGTTCGAGGAAACGGTGCCGGTCAACGGCGCGCAAAAGACCTTTCTCTCGGTCAAGTTCCCGTTGCCCGACGTGCGCCAGCCGCCCTATGCCCTCTGCGGCATTTCGACCGACATCAACGAACGGAAGCAATCCGAAGAGCGGCTCAGGGCGGAGCAGACCTTTCTGAAGCAACTGATTCGTGCGCACGAACATGACCGGCAGTTGATGGCCTACGAAATCCATGACGGCGTCGTGCAATACATTTCGGCCGGCTTGATGCACCTGGAGTCGTTGGCCGCCGAGAAATCGCTTGCGCCGAAGGGCCAGGCCGCCTTGGAGCTGGCGATCGACTTGGCGCGGCGCTCGGTTGCCGATGGCCGCCGGGTAATGAGCGGACTGCGCCCGCCGATTCTGGACGAAGAGGGGATCGTGCTGGCGATTTCCTATCTGGCGGCCGAGCAGTCGTCGCCGGGCGAGCTGGTAGTCGAGTTCCGGCACGATGTCGCTTTCGATCGGCTCGATCCGCTGCTGGAAGGAACCCTGTTCCGCATCGCGCAGGAGGCGCTGACCAACATTCGGCGCCACAGCCAATCGCGGCGGGCGGAAGTCCTGCTGGTCGAGCGCGGCGCGCGGATTCACTTGCAAATTCGCGACTGGGGAATCGGATTCGATCCGGCCCGTGTGCCCGACGACCGCTTCGGCCTGAAAGGAATTCTGAAGCGGGCCGAATTGTTCGAGGGAGTGGCGCGGATCACGAGTCAACCGGGCGAGGGGACGACGGTTTCCGTCGAGGTGCCCAACACGCAGGTAGCAACTGCGTAG